Proteins encoded together in one Longimicrobium sp. window:
- a CDS encoding HD domain-containing protein, producing the protein MPLPARDEALALMHEYVQSESLRRHMYSVEAACRAYARRFGEDEELFGLTGLLHDFDYERFPDQHPLPGTEILRERGYPEEMVHAVLAHYAPRTGVQPESLLDRTLYACDEITGLVTAAALVRPSRSVMDLEAKSVLKKMKDKGFAAGVDREDVRHAAGLLGVDLPEHVAFVIEAMRGVAPELGLAGSE; encoded by the coding sequence ATGCCGCTTCCCGCCCGCGATGAAGCCCTGGCGCTGATGCACGAGTACGTGCAGAGCGAAAGCCTGCGCCGCCACATGTACTCGGTGGAGGCGGCGTGCCGCGCCTACGCCCGCCGCTTCGGCGAGGACGAGGAGCTGTTCGGGCTCACGGGCCTCCTGCACGACTTCGACTACGAACGCTTTCCGGACCAGCACCCGCTCCCCGGAACCGAGATCCTGCGCGAGCGCGGCTACCCGGAGGAGATGGTGCACGCGGTACTCGCGCACTACGCCCCGCGCACCGGCGTGCAGCCGGAGTCCCTCCTGGATCGCACCCTCTACGCCTGCGACGAGATCACCGGCCTGGTGACCGCCGCCGCGCTCGTGCGCCCCTCCAGGTCGGTGATGGATCTGGAGGCGAAGTCGGTGCTCAAGAAGATGAAGGACAAGGGCTTCGCCGCCGGCGTGGACCGCGAGGACGTGCGCCACGCCGCCGGGCTGCTCGGCGTCGACCTCCCCGAGCACGTCGCCTTCGTCATCGAGGCGATGCGCGGCGTCGCCCCCGAGCTGGGGCTGGCGGGGAGCGAGTGA